GAAAATTGAAGAACTAAAAAATTTTCTCTTGCAATGTAAAAGGGTTTTAATGGTCACAAGAAAACCTACAAAAGAAGAGTTCATAAACATCTCAAAGGTTACTGGATTAGGTATTTGCATTCTTGGAATAATTGGCTTTGTAATCCATGTTCCGATAGTTTATTTAAAAGGTTTAATTAAGCCTGTAAAATAATTTCAGATAATTCAGAAATTAATAAATACTAAAAACGCTATACAATAAACAATCCTATTATTCTTTTTTATGAACTTTTTGAATTTTTATGAATTTTTTGTTGTTGTGTTTTTAAAACTTTATCTGGTGAAACTATGATTTTTGCAGTAAGAACTACTGCTGGACAAGAAAAGAACGTAGCAGAGATGTTGGCATCAAAGGCAGAGAGGGAAAACTTAGACGTTTATTCCATCCTTGCAACAGAAAATCTAAAAGGTTACATATTAGTCGAGGCAGAGAATAGAGGAGTCGTTGAGGAATTGGTTAGAGGAGCATTTAAAGTAAAGGGTATCGTGCCAGGAACCACATCAATAGATGAGTTAGAACACCTACTAACACCAAGAAAACTTGTTGAGGATATTGAGAAAGGGGACCTCGTTGAACTTGTTGCAGGACCATTCAAAGGAGAGAGGGCAAGAGTAATCAGAGTCGATAAGCATAAGGAAGAAATCACCATAGAGTTAGAGCAAGCAGCAGTTCCAATACCAATAACTGTAAATGTTGAGCATGTGAAAATAGTATCAAAAAATAAATAATATGGTCATTTACGGAATTTTTCTCATATATCAAAACATAAAAAATTTTTTGGAAGAACAGTAAATTATTATGCAAAATTCAAATAAACTATAATCCACCTTTCAATTTTATTAATGATTATGACTTCCTATAATGCAAACGGCTATATAGTCATTCTGCGAATATGCGTTATGAATACCAAACTCTAATTTCAATTTGGCTTTGTTTAACAAACATCTAATTTAAAATTTTAAGTTATGTTAAGTGTTATTCATAGTCGTGTGCGGAATTGATATACGGCAAAACCTTTGGTTTTGCCATTTAATTTTTAAACTTATTTATGCATTAATGAATTTTTAAATAATCATTATCCTTCCTTAAAATATACGGCAAAACCTTTTAGGTTTGCCAAAAAATTGAAATAATGGATAAATCTTTAAGAATTTACCAATAGTATAT
The sequence above is a segment of the Methanotorris igneus Kol 5 genome. Coding sequences within it:
- a CDS encoding protein translocase SEC61 complex subunit gamma, whose translation is MEKTKNLDMKIEELKNFLLQCKRVLMVTRKPTKEEFINISKVTGLGICILGIIGFVIHVPIVYLKGLIKPVK
- a CDS encoding transcription elongation factor Spt5 gives rise to the protein MIFAVRTTAGQEKNVAEMLASKAERENLDVYSILATENLKGYILVEAENRGVVEELVRGAFKVKGIVPGTTSIDELEHLLTPRKLVEDIEKGDLVELVAGPFKGERARVIRVDKHKEEITIELEQAAVPIPITVNVEHVKIVSKNK